A stretch of Thermodesulfovibrionales bacterium DNA encodes these proteins:
- the atpF gene encoding F0F1 ATP synthase subunit B: MLEFNKWFFVLLINFLFLIFILNIILFKPLMRLFEERKEGIDGSLKKAREFNQKKEELMNQLNRELLEANRKAKEIIERYTQEGKDRQAELLRQAEKEAQEILMRARQDIAAATEEARKALRQEIEKISEDIVNKLVRV; the protein is encoded by the coding sequence ATGCTTGAATTTAACAAATGGTTCTTTGTCCTTCTCATAAACTTCCTCTTTCTCATATTCATTCTCAATATAATCCTTTTTAAACCACTAATGAGACTTTTTGAAGAGAGGAAGGAAGGTATTGATGGTTCTTTGAAAAAAGCAAGAGAGTTTAACCAGAAAAAAGAGGAACTTATGAACCAGCTCAACAGGGAGCTTCTTGAGGCAAACAGAAAGGCAAAAGAGATAATTGAAAGATATACCCAGGAAGGAAAGGACAGACAGGCAGAGCTTTTAAGACAGGCTGAAAAAGAGGCTCAGGAGATACTTATGAGGGCAAGGCAGGATATTGCTGCTGCAACTGAGGAGGCAAGAAAGGCACTCAGACAGGAGATAGAGAAGATCTCAGAAGATATTGTAAACAAACTTGTGAGGGTATAA
- the atpA gene encoding F0F1 ATP synthase subunit alpha: MEVKEIRTEEISEYLRRQIADFEKRIDVSEVGVVTYVGDGVARVYGLENAMMSELLEFPNDVIGMVLNLEEDAVGAVLFGDDKLIKEGDIVKRTGKIMSVPVGEALIGRVVDALGRPIDGKGPIKTTESRLVDVVAPGIIRRQPVKEPLQTGIKAIDAMIPIGRGQRELIIGDRQTGKTAILIDTIINQKGGDVICIYVAVGQRRSAVVRTVKTLEEYGAMEHTIVVVATASDPAPMQYLAPYAGCAMGEYFRDSGRHALVCYDDLSKQAAAYRQLSLLLRRPPGREAYPGDVFYLHSRLLERAAKLSDQYGGGSLTALPVIETQAGDVSGYIPTNVISIT, translated from the coding sequence ATGGAAGTCAAAGAGATAAGAACAGAAGAGATAAGTGAGTACCTCAGAAGACAGATTGCAGACTTTGAAAAGAGGATTGATGTAAGCGAGGTGGGAGTTGTCACCTATGTAGGTGATGGAGTTGCCAGGGTCTATGGACTTGAGAATGCCATGATGTCTGAGCTCCTTGAGTTTCCAAATGATGTTATAGGCATGGTCCTTAACCTTGAAGAAGATGCAGTGGGCGCAGTTCTTTTTGGTGATGACAAATTAATAAAAGAAGGAGACATTGTTAAGAGAACAGGAAAGATCATGTCCGTTCCTGTTGGTGAGGCACTAATCGGAAGGGTTGTTGATGCACTCGGAAGACCCATTGATGGAAAGGGTCCGATAAAGACAACAGAATCAAGGCTTGTTGACGTTGTGGCACCTGGTATCATTAGGAGGCAGCCTGTTAAAGAACCCCTCCAGACAGGTATAAAGGCAATAGATGCAATGATACCAATTGGAAGGGGTCAGAGGGAGCTTATAATAGGTGACAGGCAGACAGGAAAGACAGCAATACTCATAGATACAATTATAAATCAGAAGGGAGGAGATGTAATCTGTATCTACGTGGCAGTTGGTCAGAGAAGGTCTGCAGTTGTAAGAACAGTTAAGACCCTTGAGGAATACGGTGCAATGGAACATACCATAGTGGTTGTAGCAACAGCCTCAGATCCTGCACCTATGCAGTATCTAGCTCCCTATGCTGGATGTGCAATGGGTGAATACTTCAGGGACAGTGGAAGGCATGCCCTTGTATGCTATGATGATCTGAGCAAACAGGCTGCAGCCTACAGACAGCTATCACTTCTCCTCAGGCGTCCACCTGGAAGAGAGGCCTATCCTGGTGATGTCTTCTATCTCCATTCAAGGCTTCTGGAGAGGGCAGCAAAGCTATCTGACCAGTATGGCGGAGGCTCACTCACTGCCCTTCCTGTAATTGAGACACAGGCTGGTGATGTCTCAGGATATATACCCACAAATGTCATATCCATTAC
- the atpH gene encoding ATP synthase F1 subunit delta, with translation MKGERIAKRYAKTLSGMLSLEELPHEIARLEKLSGLIEADKKLKGFFVNPLFHDQEKNVFLNHLSDKIGFSEKTRSVLLKLLEERAFIALPLFIKFLNKFYAERKRLLKATVLSPIPVDGGMVERITNALRNITQKDVRVDVSIAPELLGGIVVRFDNTVYDLSLRGQLNILKNEIIKG, from the coding sequence ATGAAAGGTGAAAGGATAGCAAAAAGATATGCAAAGACGCTCTCGGGTATGTTATCCCTTGAAGAACTTCCCCATGAGATAGCCCGCCTTGAAAAACTCTCGGGGCTAATCGAGGCAGATAAAAAATTAAAGGGATTCTTTGTCAATCCACTTTTTCATGATCAGGAGAAGAATGTATTTCTCAACCATTTATCTGATAAGATTGGCTTCAGTGAAAAGACCAGAAGTGTTCTTTTAAAGCTTCTAGAGGAAAGGGCTTTTATAGCCTTACCCTTATTTATCAAATTTTTAAATAAATTTTATGCCGAGAGAAAGAGGCTTCTCAAGGCGACAGTCCTGAGCCCAATCCCTGTTGATGGTGGTATGGTGGAAAGAATTACTAATGCCCTGAGAAATATTACTCAGAAAGATGTTAGAGTGGATGTATCCATTGCCCCAGAACTTCTTGGAGGCATAGTGGTCAGGTTTGACAATACAGTATATGACCTGAGTTTGAGAGGTCAATTAAATATTTTAAAGAATGAAATTATAAAGGGGTGA
- a CDS encoding ATP synthase F0 subunit B: MLERRGKLEVSKDYRHFWIMLVLFFILALSGISQAAGEAEHHAGFWDWFWRIVNFAILVAILVIFAGKPLRNFLKKRSETIERALNEARQARELAEKALREVEERFSQKDIEIERVLSTAKKAGEIERDSIIEEGKRISQRLIEDARKGIELEKKKAIEKLKEEAALLAIELAEKKLQGLTEEEKKRLLEDSIKRIEERSRG; this comes from the coding sequence ATGTTAGAAAGGAGAGGTAAGTTAGAGGTCAGTAAGGACTACAGGCACTTTTGGATTATGCTGGTATTATTTTTTATTTTAGCTCTTTCAGGGATTTCCCAGGCTGCAGGAGAGGCAGAACATCATGCAGGATTCTGGGACTGGTTCTGGCGGATAGTGAATTTTGCTATTCTTGTAGCAATCCTTGTTATATTTGCTGGAAAACCGTTAAGGAATTTTCTTAAAAAAAGGTCAGAGACAATTGAAAGGGCACTTAATGAAGCCAGACAGGCAAGGGAGCTTGCTGAAAAGGCACTAAGGGAGGTTGAAGAGAGATTTTCCCAGAAGGATATAGAAATAGAAAGGGTCCTAAGCACAGCAAAAAAGGCAGGAGAGATTGAGAGGGACAGTATTATAGAAGAGGGTAAAAGAATCAGCCAGAGACTCATTGAGGATGCAAGAAAAGGAATAGAGCTTGAGAAGAAAAAGGCAATAGAAAAACTCAAAGAAGAGGCAGCACTTCTTGCCATTGAGCTTGCAGAAAAGAAACTTCAGGGCCTGACAGAAGAGGAAAAAAAGAGACTTCTTGAAGATTCAATAAAAAGGATAGAAGAGAGGAGCAGGGGATGA
- a CDS encoding 6-carboxyhexanoate--CoA ligase, which yields MWSIRMRAGTGKLHISGAETITEQDEIITLSQAFLLRALCHPKGLPSEIVLTVEKLKVKPVSVPVLKVTTLECPSPFRAKNLIKELLRTEGISELAIKRGLSTVYSERTMRGASLIEAKTGRRLEPDRERGVRVSRLGISRDSEEKLSSILESLGINTTRVKEALILASKVASCPGIMAEVCISDDPDYTTGYVASQRLGYQRIPNIKEKGSKAGGRVFFVKEGSSITRIIRYLEKKPVLVEVNYDIKNTVLNPD from the coding sequence ATGTGGAGTATCAGGATGAGAGCAGGTACAGGAAAGCTCCATATATCCGGAGCTGAAACAATCACTGAGCAGGATGAGATTATAACTCTATCTCAGGCCTTTCTTCTCAGGGCCCTTTGCCATCCAAAGGGACTCCCTTCAGAAATAGTCCTTACTGTGGAAAAATTAAAGGTTAAGCCTGTTTCTGTTCCAGTGCTTAAAGTTACTACCCTTGAATGTCCCTCGCCGTTTAGAGCAAAAAACTTAATAAAGGAACTCCTCAGGACAGAAGGTATCAGCGAGCTCGCTATAAAAAGAGGACTTTCCACAGTCTATTCAGAAAGGACCATGCGTGGAGCAAGCCTTATAGAAGCAAAGACAGGAAGAAGGCTAGAGCCGGACAGGGAAAGAGGTGTGAGGGTATCAAGACTAGGAATTTCCAGAGATTCGGAGGAAAAACTCTCCAGCATACTGGAGAGTCTCGGCATAAATACTACAAGGGTAAAAGAGGCACTCATACTGGCATCAAAGGTTGCCTCCTGTCCCGGTATAATGGCAGAGGTCTGTATATCTGATGACCCTGATTATACAACAGGGTATGTTGCCTCACAGAGACTTGGTTACCAGAGGATACCAAATATAAAAGAAAAGGGATCAAAGGCAGGAGGAAGGGTTTTTTTTGTAAAAGAAGGTAGCAGTATAACGAGAATCATCAGGTA